A single genomic interval of Streptomyces sp. 1222.5 harbors:
- a CDS encoding helix-turn-helix transcriptional regulator, with product MLLGSQLRRLREARGITREAAGYSIRASESKISRMELGRVSFKTRDVEDLLTLYGITDEAERESLLSLAREANVAGWWHSYTDVLPTWFPTYVGLEGAASLLRAYEVQFVHGLLQTEEYARAVVRRGMKGASAADVERRVALRLERQKYLLSDNAPEFHIVLDEAALRRPYGDREVMRGQLQHLIDLSERPNVRLQVMPFGFGGHSGESGAFTILSFPDADLSDVVYVEQLTSALYLDKREDVAQYEQALKELQQDSPGPDESRDLLRGLRQLS from the coding sequence ATGCTGCTCGGCTCGCAACTCAGGCGACTGCGTGAAGCACGGGGGATCACGCGTGAGGCCGCGGGTTACTCGATCCGCGCGTCCGAGTCGAAGATCAGCCGGATGGAGCTGGGCCGGGTGAGCTTCAAGACCAGAGACGTGGAAGACCTGCTGACGCTGTACGGCATCACCGACGAGGCCGAGCGCGAGTCTCTGCTCTCCCTCGCCCGGGAGGCCAACGTGGCGGGCTGGTGGCACAGTTACACCGACGTCCTGCCCACCTGGTTCCCCACCTACGTGGGCCTGGAGGGCGCCGCCTCCCTGCTCCGCGCCTACGAGGTGCAGTTCGTGCACGGCCTGCTGCAGACCGAGGAGTACGCCCGCGCCGTGGTCCGGCGCGGCATGAAGGGCGCGAGCGCCGCCGACGTGGAGCGGCGGGTCGCACTGCGCCTGGAGCGGCAGAAGTACCTGCTCTCCGACAACGCCCCCGAGTTCCACATCGTCCTGGACGAGGCCGCCCTGCGCCGCCCCTACGGCGACCGCGAGGTGATGCGGGGCCAGCTCCAGCACCTGATCGACCTGTCCGAGCGGCCCAACGTACGGCTGCAGGTCATGCCGTTCGGCTTCGGCGGGCACTCCGGCGAGAGCGGCGCCTTCACCATCCTCAGCTTCCCCGACGCCGACCTGTCCGACGTGGTCTACGTGGAGCAGCTGACCAGCGCCCTCTACCTGGACAAGCGTGAGGACGTCGCCCAGTACGAGCAGGCGCTCAAGGAGCTGCAGCAGGACAGCCCGGGCCCGGACGAGAGCCGGGACCTGCTCCGGGGCCTGCGGCAGTTGTCCTGA
- a CDS encoding Clp protease N-terminal domain-containing protein, whose translation MATNRNTTATVRLDDLIEAIKKAHNEPLEQLQDAVIAADHLGDVADHLIGHFVDQARRSGASWTDIGRSMGVTRQAAQKRFVPKESADLDLSQGFSRYTPRARNVVMAAHSEAVAARTPEGRPEHLALGLLAEPDGLAAKAITAQGVLLDAVRQTATAALPPAADDVPDLIPYGPEAKKVLELTFREALRLGHNYIGTEHILLALLEHENGAGVLSGLGITKAATEEYVGKVLTLLLEQKKEAAEAAGSATAATASTED comes from the coding sequence ATGGCGACCAACCGGAACACCACGGCGACCGTGCGCCTCGACGACCTGATCGAGGCCATCAAGAAGGCCCACAACGAGCCCCTCGAACAGCTCCAGGACGCGGTGATCGCCGCCGATCACCTCGGAGACGTGGCCGACCACCTCATCGGCCACTTCGTCGACCAGGCCCGCCGCTCCGGCGCGTCCTGGACCGACATCGGCCGGAGCATGGGCGTGACCCGGCAGGCGGCACAGAAGCGGTTCGTACCGAAGGAGTCCGCCGACCTCGACCTCAGCCAGGGCTTCAGCCGCTACACCCCACGCGCGCGAAACGTGGTCATGGCCGCGCACAGCGAGGCCGTCGCCGCCCGCACCCCGGAAGGCCGGCCCGAGCACCTGGCCCTCGGGCTGCTGGCCGAGCCGGACGGCCTCGCCGCGAAGGCGATCACCGCGCAGGGCGTCCTCCTGGACGCCGTACGGCAGACCGCCACCGCCGCGCTCCCGCCGGCCGCGGACGACGTCCCGGACCTGATCCCCTACGGCCCCGAGGCCAAGAAGGTCCTGGAACTCACCTTCCGCGAGGCCCTGCGGCTGGGTCACAACTACATCGGCACCGAGCACATCCTGCTGGCCCTCCTGGAGCACGAGAACGGCGCGGGAGTCCTCAGCGGCCTCGGCATCACCAAGGCGGCGACCGAGGAGTACGTCGGCAAGGTGCTGACCCTGCTGCTGGAGCAGAAGAAGGAGGCGGCGGAGGCGGCCGGTTCGGCGACCGCCGCCACCGCGTCCACGGAGGACTGA
- a CDS encoding VOC family protein: protein MHITHASFVTLPVADQDRALRFYRDVLGFEVTADVLMPPGRWLQVAPRGAQTVFTLSGPGMGDFEPGSARGIMLVTTDVDAACARLAEAGTEVQGPDDHPWGRMAAFRDPDGNGLMLLTEAHQ, encoded by the coding sequence ATGCACATCACCCACGCCTCCTTCGTCACCCTTCCCGTCGCCGACCAGGACCGGGCCCTGCGCTTCTACCGGGACGTCCTCGGCTTCGAGGTCACCGCCGACGTCCTGATGCCGCCGGGGCGGTGGCTTCAAGTCGCGCCCCGGGGTGCGCAGACCGTCTTCACGCTCTCGGGGCCGGGGATGGGGGATTTCGAGCCCGGCTCGGCCCGGGGGATCATGTTGGTGACGACCGATGTCGACGCCGCCTGCGCCCGGCTCGCCGAGGCGGGCACCGAGGTGCAGGGTCCGGACGACCACCCCTGGGGGCGGATGGCCGCCTTCCGGGACCCGGACGGCAACGGTCTGATGCTGCTCACGGAGGCTCACCAGTAG
- a CDS encoding BTAD domain-containing putative transcriptional regulator produces the protein MRRYELRFGLLGPPVLYDRPPYEISYDPSSGMAASADARDEGVRAIGSPKVRALLAALLLEPGRVVSVESLKDALWGGAPPVSAQASLHNHVARLRRLLDDPDRLRAVPPGYLLRVDHGELDVHVFDGQVTEARAAHARREWPGVVRACTAALALWRGTPLGGLPADFGGYALVERLEEARRLLLEWRYDAELALGGARLAALVPELTALVAEYPLREAYHRQLMLALHRTGRQAEALAVHRDLRARLVEELGVEPGPAVRAAHAEVLRESDGEPRPGAEHGDAPERDLGTAPQQRPAAGRPDGGAARTSSATTHPDGAARQTPRPAQLPPTPAHFTGRADVRGQLRRVLTEPPAPAPAVAVISGMAGVGKSALALHVAHELRERFTDGQLYVNLHGATPGMAPLTAAQALAALLRDVGTEPRNIPEHPDAAAALLRSLLAPARVLLVLDDAASAAQVRPLLPAGPGCAVIVTSRSPLTALDGARRFPLGPLTGEDSAALLRAVSGRAGLDAGHALVELTGRLPLALRVVAARLAARRALTPDTLANQLAATGGRLHHLEYDDLSVRRSLAVAHDALAAADREADRDAALTLRHIGALDLPAYGAPLIARLTGTDERRAEAALDRLVDVALLEETAYGRYAPHDLVRDFARELADTEARSTVRASGPPASPGPRRTVGAVGGTPTPAGPGSDPATAPASPELSALRWYAAVAERVLTAVVEPGLDQDDRRRPTFAQTAGHAEDLAAVPPFESAEHALAWGEVELENIVALVARNADTTDVRRAAQLSALVRLIHPYVQRSGRVAELEVLGRAALGAARRLGDAAAEAYALGDLAGLHFLAGRQNDALALTDQALEIWRRLGRASRIRRCLNNRGLLLEGLGRFAESEEALRQSLAYSRQLNDAYGEAVTHSHLGNLHEHTDPRAAIEQHRRSLAIGDAIGAVVVRHSAHCNIGYAHLSLGEPAAAARHFEESLRILGGNGDWHGESQTRLGLVRALRALKDTGRAGRECAELLHRADARADRYIGGLARHQHGLLLREQGRRAEARDVWRAALAALDGTDEETVSAELRTLLADRPAKGDGPT, from the coding sequence GCCCGGACGGGTGGTGTCGGTCGAGTCCCTGAAGGACGCCCTGTGGGGCGGGGCGCCGCCCGTCTCCGCGCAGGCGTCCCTGCACAACCACGTCGCCCGGCTGCGCCGGCTCCTGGACGACCCCGACCGGCTCAGGGCCGTACCGCCGGGGTATCTGCTGCGCGTCGACCACGGCGAGTTGGACGTGCACGTGTTCGACGGCCAGGTCACCGAGGCGCGCGCCGCACACGCGCGGCGCGAGTGGCCGGGCGTGGTCCGGGCCTGCACCGCGGCACTCGCGCTCTGGCGCGGCACCCCGCTCGGCGGGCTCCCCGCCGACTTCGGCGGCTATGCCCTCGTGGAGCGTCTGGAAGAGGCGCGACGGCTCCTGCTGGAGTGGCGCTACGACGCCGAACTGGCCCTGGGCGGCGCCCGGCTGGCCGCACTCGTGCCCGAACTGACGGCCCTCGTCGCCGAGTACCCGCTGCGCGAGGCGTACCACCGGCAGCTGATGCTCGCCCTGCACCGCACCGGCCGGCAGGCCGAGGCCCTGGCCGTCCACCGCGACCTGCGCGCCCGGCTGGTCGAGGAGCTCGGCGTCGAGCCCGGACCGGCGGTCCGGGCGGCACACGCCGAGGTGCTGCGGGAAAGCGATGGGGAACCGCGGCCGGGGGCGGAGCACGGCGACGCCCCGGAGCGTGACCTCGGCACGGCGCCGCAGCAGCGGCCCGCCGCGGGCCGTCCGGACGGGGGCGCCGCGAGGACGTCCTCCGCGACCACGCATCCGGACGGCGCGGCGCGGCAGACCCCGCGTCCCGCCCAACTGCCCCCTACCCCCGCCCACTTCACGGGCCGTGCGGACGTGCGCGGACAACTGCGCCGGGTGCTGACCGAACCGCCCGCACCGGCCCCCGCCGTCGCGGTGATCAGTGGCATGGCGGGCGTCGGCAAGAGCGCGCTGGCCCTGCACGTCGCCCATGAACTGCGCGAACGCTTCACCGACGGCCAGCTCTACGTCAATCTGCACGGCGCCACGCCCGGCATGGCCCCCCTCACCGCCGCGCAGGCTCTCGCGGCCCTGCTGCGGGACGTCGGGACCGAACCCCGGAACATCCCGGAACACCCGGACGCGGCTGCCGCGTTGCTCCGCTCGCTGCTGGCGCCGGCCCGCGTCCTGCTGGTGCTGGACGACGCGGCCAGCGCGGCCCAGGTACGGCCCCTGCTGCCGGCCGGCCCCGGCTGCGCGGTGATCGTCACCAGCCGTTCGCCGCTGACCGCGCTCGACGGCGCCCGGCGCTTCCCGCTCGGCCCGCTCACCGGCGAGGACAGCGCGGCCCTGCTGCGCGCGGTCAGCGGACGCGCGGGGCTGGACGCCGGTCACGCCCTCGTCGAACTGACCGGCCGGCTGCCGCTGGCGCTGCGGGTGGTCGCCGCCCGCCTCGCCGCCCGCCGCGCCCTCACTCCGGACACTCTGGCCAACCAACTGGCCGCCACCGGAGGGCGGCTGCATCACCTGGAGTACGACGACCTGAGCGTCCGCCGCTCCCTGGCCGTCGCCCATGACGCGCTCGCCGCCGCCGACCGCGAGGCGGACCGGGACGCGGCCCTCACCCTGCGGCACATCGGCGCGCTCGACCTGCCGGCCTACGGCGCCCCGCTGATCGCCCGGCTCACCGGCACGGACGAGCGCCGCGCCGAAGCCGCCCTGGACCGCCTGGTCGACGTCGCCCTGCTGGAGGAGACGGCGTACGGCCGCTACGCACCCCACGACCTGGTCCGCGACTTCGCCCGTGAACTGGCGGACACGGAAGCGCGGTCCACCGTCCGGGCCTCCGGCCCCCCGGCATCCCCGGGCCCCCGCCGGACCGTCGGCGCGGTCGGCGGCACGCCCACCCCCGCGGGCCCCGGCTCGGACCCCGCCACGGCACCCGCGTCCCCCGAGCTGTCCGCCCTGCGCTGGTACGCCGCCGTTGCCGAGCGGGTGCTGACGGCGGTCGTGGAGCCGGGGCTCGACCAGGACGACCGGCGTCGGCCGACCTTCGCGCAGACGGCCGGGCACGCCGAGGACCTGGCCGCCGTACCGCCCTTCGAGTCGGCCGAACACGCTCTGGCCTGGGGCGAGGTGGAGCTGGAGAACATCGTCGCCCTGGTGGCGCGGAACGCGGACACGACCGACGTGCGCCGGGCCGCCCAGCTGTCGGCGCTCGTACGGCTGATCCATCCGTACGTGCAGCGCAGCGGACGGGTCGCCGAACTGGAGGTGCTGGGGCGGGCCGCGCTCGGGGCGGCGCGGCGGCTGGGTGACGCGGCCGCCGAGGCGTACGCGCTCGGCGACCTGGCGGGCCTGCACTTCCTGGCCGGCCGGCAGAACGACGCCCTCGCCCTCACCGACCAGGCCCTGGAGATCTGGCGGCGGCTGGGCAGGGCGTCCAGGATCCGGCGCTGTCTGAACAACCGCGGGCTGCTGCTGGAGGGCCTGGGCCGGTTCGCGGAGTCCGAGGAGGCGCTGCGGCAGAGCCTCGCGTACTCGCGGCAGCTGAACGACGCCTACGGCGAGGCCGTCACCCACAGCCATCTCGGCAACCTCCACGAGCACACCGACCCGCGCGCCGCCATCGAGCAGCACCGGCGCTCGCTGGCGATCGGAGACGCGATCGGCGCGGTCGTCGTGCGGCACTCGGCACACTGCAACATCGGCTACGCCCATCTCAGCCTCGGCGAACCGGCCGCGGCCGCCCGGCACTTCGAGGAGAGCCTGCGCATCCTCGGCGGCAACGGCGACTGGCACGGCGAGTCGCAGACCCGGCTCGGCCTGGTCCGCGCGCTGCGCGCACTCAAAGACACGGGGCGGGCGGGCCGCGAGTGCGCCGAGCTGCTGCACCGGGCCGACGCCCGCGCCGACCGCTACATCGGCGGTCTCGCCCGGCACCAGCACGGGCTGCTGCTGCGCGAGCAGGGGCGGCGGGCCGAGGCGCGCGACGTCTGGCGCGCGGCGCTCGCGGCGCTGGACGGGACGGACGAGGAGACGGTGTCGGCGGAACTGCGCACCCTGCTCGCCGACCGGCCGGCGAAGGGTGACGGGCCGACGTAG
- a CDS encoding DUF4232 domain-containing protein, whose translation MRAYPLTVTALAAALLLTACDDGGGKSTDKNSSACEIGGVSVQIGSASVAPAAGDAGEVPVSITNQSTPCTLDDFPGAVLETGTAKEKLPVLAGAKAQKLKLAKGDSASFTIAYVRGKEGDKNGVAAKTVTIALPGSATTRSFPWSYGPVALKGSGPDASVSAFQQVGD comes from the coding sequence ATGCGCGCTTATCCGCTCACCGTCACCGCTCTCGCCGCCGCCCTGCTGCTCACCGCCTGCGACGACGGCGGCGGCAAGAGCACCGACAAGAACAGCTCCGCCTGCGAGATCGGCGGGGTGTCGGTGCAGATCGGGTCGGCGAGCGTCGCCCCGGCCGCCGGTGACGCCGGGGAGGTGCCGGTCAGCATCACCAACCAGAGCACACCGTGCACCCTCGACGACTTCCCGGGCGCCGTGCTGGAAACCGGCACCGCCAAGGAGAAGCTGCCCGTGCTCGCGGGTGCCAAGGCGCAGAAGCTGAAGCTCGCCAAGGGCGACTCGGCGTCCTTCACCATCGCCTACGTGCGCGGCAAGGAGGGCGACAAGAACGGCGTGGCGGCCAAGACGGTGACGATCGCCCTGCCCGGCTCCGCGACGACCCGGAGCTTCCCCTGGTCCTACGGCCCCGTCGCCCTCAAGGGCAGCGGGCCGGACGCCTCCGTCAGCGCCTTCCAGCAGGTCGGGGACTGA
- a CDS encoding SRPBCC domain-containing protein, with the protein MSTPFEGDEDDTGDAGGLTTIHVDQFFPHPPAKVWRALTDPGLLARWQMPGAEGFRLEVGHEYRMTSVPRPNSRFSGVVRVRVLAYDTERMLSLRWTDADPANPADWTITWTLEQEGRGTRLFLVHEGFDPDDPAQLMARKIMNGGWRGHVMPALGQVLGQPG; encoded by the coding sequence ATGAGCACACCGTTCGAGGGTGACGAGGACGACACGGGTGACGCGGGTGGCCTCACCACGATCCATGTCGACCAGTTCTTCCCGCACCCGCCCGCCAAGGTCTGGCGCGCCCTGACCGACCCCGGACTGCTCGCTCGCTGGCAGATGCCGGGCGCCGAGGGCTTCCGGCTCGAGGTGGGCCACGAGTACCGGATGACGTCCGTCCCGCGTCCCAACTCCCGCTTCTCCGGTGTCGTCCGGGTGCGGGTGCTCGCCTACGACACCGAGCGGATGCTGTCCCTCCGGTGGACCGACGCCGATCCGGCCAATCCCGCGGACTGGACCATCACCTGGACCCTGGAACAGGAAGGGCGCGGTACGCGTCTCTTCCTAGTGCACGAGGGGTTCGATCCGGACGACCCGGCGCAGCTGATGGCGCGGAAGATCATGAACGGGGGCTGGAGAGGGCATGTCATGCCTGCTCTTGGGCAGGTGCTGGGGCAGCCCGGGTAA
- a CDS encoding DUF2786 domain-containing protein, with the protein MTSTASTVERAFRAALYDDTDTGLDTGASLLAADPAADAELARRGEEFTAAAWQRGWQPADVVRLVRRELDETHIGLAAALIRTQAGRDRPRGRRWAAQLEALPEGPARGADRFSHATAVLELYRLLLRLPALEPLDDESRRAPGPGASRTLTRIRALLAKAEATGYPEEAEALSAKAQELMARHSVDEALLAAGAPEPDTPGACRIGVEPPYEQAKAVLLDAVATANHCRAVWNEPLGFSTVVGFEADLEAVELLHTSLLVQATHAMARAEAAQRAGGRKRTKTFRQSFLAAYAHRVGDRLATVAETQVTRDLLPVLATREVAVTGRLERMFPETTTTRMRGVSDAAGWTEGTAAADRAQVERRHRLP; encoded by the coding sequence GTGACCAGCACTGCCAGCACCGTCGAGCGGGCCTTCCGGGCCGCCCTGTACGACGACACCGACACCGGCCTCGACACGGGCGCCTCCCTGCTCGCCGCCGACCCCGCGGCGGACGCCGAACTCGCCCGGCGGGGCGAGGAGTTCACGGCTGCCGCCTGGCAGCGCGGCTGGCAGCCCGCCGACGTGGTCCGGCTGGTGCGGCGCGAGCTGGACGAGACGCACATCGGGCTGGCCGCCGCGCTGATCCGGACGCAGGCCGGCCGGGACCGGCCGCGCGGACGCCGCTGGGCCGCGCAGCTGGAGGCGCTGCCGGAAGGCCCCGCGCGCGGGGCGGACCGCTTCTCGCACGCCACGGCCGTCCTGGAGCTGTACCGCCTGCTGCTGCGCCTGCCCGCCCTGGAGCCGCTGGACGACGAGTCCCGCCGCGCACCCGGCCCCGGCGCCTCCCGCACGCTCACCCGCATCCGCGCGCTGCTCGCCAAGGCCGAGGCGACCGGCTACCCGGAGGAGGCCGAGGCGCTCAGCGCCAAGGCGCAGGAACTGATGGCCCGGCACAGCGTCGACGAGGCCCTGCTCGCCGCGGGGGCGCCCGAGCCGGACACGCCCGGTGCCTGCCGGATCGGTGTCGAGCCGCCGTACGAGCAGGCCAAGGCGGTCCTGCTGGACGCCGTGGCCACCGCGAACCACTGCCGCGCGGTGTGGAACGAACCGCTCGGCTTCTCCACGGTCGTCGGGTTCGAGGCCGACCTGGAGGCGGTCGAGCTGCTCCACACCTCGCTGCTGGTGCAGGCCACGCACGCGATGGCCAGGGCGGAGGCGGCCCAGAGAGCCGGCGGACGGAAGCGGACCAAGACCTTCCGGCAGTCGTTCCTGGCCGCCTACGCCCACCGCGTCGGCGACCGGCTCGCGACCGTCGCCGAGACCCAGGTGACCCGGGATCTGCTGCCGGTGCTGGCCACGCGCGAGGTGGCCGTCACCGGCCGCCTGGAGCGCATGTTCCCCGAGACCACCACGACGCGGATGCGGGGCGTGAGTGACGCGGCGGGCTGGACGGAGGGCACGGCCGCGGCCGACCGGGCCCAGGTCGAGCGCCGGCACCGGCTGCCCTGA
- a CDS encoding bifunctional 3'-5' exonuclease/DNA polymerase, with protein MTDRWALAPAEDGGVDVAPLGPDGLPAGPVRRESDLAGAVRSRPEVSRWVWRSTPEVYPRLLATGVRVERCYDVEDAETLLLGHEGRYGEPRSAAAALARLRGGPVPPDPPQRAAEPGAQSPLFEPTGTRLPLEDLLAVYAEQQRRHGQAAHPDRMRLLTAAESAGMLVAAELNHTGLPWSAPVHRELLHGLLGDRYTGGGEPRRLAELADEVSAAFGRRVRPDLPADVTKAFAQAGIKVKSTRRWELESVDHPAVAPLLEYKKLYRIWVAHGWSWLQDWVRDGRFRPEFHAGGTVTGRWVTNGGGALQIPKVIRRAVVADPGWRLVVADADQMEPRVLAAISRDPGLMEVAGRESDLYQSVSDRAFSGDRNQAKLAVLGAVYGQTSGDGLKNLAALRRRFPRAVAYVDDAARAGEEGRLVRTWLGRTCPPAAGSGGDAAEEAGIPVGEDDTETQTEAQGWVPGYASANSRARGRFARNFVVQGSAADWALLLLAALRRACAGLKAELVFFQHDEVIVHCPAEEADAVVRVIRESADLAGRLTFGETPVRFPFTTAVVECYADAK; from the coding sequence ATGACCGACCGGTGGGCGCTCGCACCGGCCGAGGACGGTGGCGTGGACGTCGCCCCCCTCGGCCCGGACGGGCTGCCCGCCGGACCGGTGCGGCGGGAGAGCGATCTCGCCGGGGCGGTGCGGAGCCGCCCGGAGGTGTCGCGCTGGGTGTGGCGGTCGACCCCCGAGGTCTACCCGCGTCTGCTCGCCACGGGGGTGCGAGTGGAGCGGTGCTACGACGTCGAGGACGCCGAGACCCTGCTGCTGGGCCACGAGGGCAGGTACGGCGAGCCACGCTCGGCCGCCGCCGCCCTGGCCCGCCTCCGCGGCGGCCCCGTACCGCCCGACCCGCCGCAGCGCGCGGCCGAACCGGGCGCCCAGTCCCCGCTGTTCGAACCCACCGGCACCCGTCTGCCCCTCGAGGACCTCCTCGCCGTCTACGCCGAACAGCAGCGGCGGCACGGGCAGGCCGCCCACCCCGACCGGATGCGCCTGCTGACGGCCGCCGAGTCCGCCGGGATGCTGGTGGCCGCGGAGCTGAACCACACGGGTCTGCCGTGGAGCGCCCCGGTCCACCGCGAGCTGCTCCACGGCCTGCTCGGCGACCGGTACACGGGCGGGGGCGAACCGCGCCGCCTGGCCGAGCTGGCGGACGAGGTGTCCGCCGCGTTCGGCCGCCGGGTGCGGCCGGACCTGCCGGCCGACGTGACGAAGGCCTTCGCGCAGGCCGGGATCAAGGTGAAATCCACCCGCCGCTGGGAGCTCGAGTCCGTCGACCACCCGGCCGTCGCACCCCTGCTGGAGTACAAGAAGCTGTACCGCATCTGGGTGGCGCACGGCTGGTCCTGGCTGCAGGACTGGGTCCGCGACGGCCGGTTCCGGCCCGAGTTCCACGCCGGCGGGACGGTCACCGGCCGCTGGGTGACCAACGGGGGCGGCGCCCTGCAGATCCCCAAGGTGATCCGCCGGGCCGTGGTCGCCGACCCCGGCTGGCGGCTCGTGGTGGCCGACGCCGACCAGATGGAGCCGCGGGTCCTGGCCGCGATCTCCCGCGACCCCGGTCTGATGGAGGTGGCCGGCCGCGAGAGCGACCTGTACCAGTCCGTCTCCGACCGCGCCTTCTCCGGCGACCGGAACCAGGCCAAGCTCGCCGTCCTCGGGGCGGTCTACGGCCAGACCTCCGGAGACGGCCTGAAGAACCTGGCCGCGCTGCGCCGCCGCTTCCCCAGAGCCGTCGCCTACGTCGACGACGCGGCACGCGCGGGCGAGGAGGGCCGGCTCGTGCGCACCTGGCTGGGCCGGACCTGCCCGCCCGCGGCCGGCTCGGGCGGGGACGCGGCGGAGGAGGCAGGCATCCCCGTCGGCGAGGACGACACCGAGACGCAGACCGAGGCCCAGGGCTGGGTCCCCGGCTACGCCTCCGCGAACTCCCGCGCGCGGGGCCGCTTCGCGCGGAACTTCGTCGTGCAGGGCAGCGCCGCCGACTGGGCCCTGCTGCTGCTCGCCGCGCTGCGCCGGGCCTGCGCCGGGCTCAAGGCCGAACTGGTCTTCTTCCAGCACGACGAGGTGATCGTGCACTGCCCGGCCGAGGAGGCCGACGCGGTCGTCCGGGTCATCCGCGAGTCCGCCGACCTCGCCGGACGGCTGACCTTCGGCGAGACACCGGTGCGGTTCCCGTTCACCACGGCGGTGGTGGAGTGCTACGCCGACGCCAAGTGA
- a CDS encoding ATP-binding protein produces MLKPLRQGLPPLDPTAVSDAASCALPARYEAVREARRFTRGTLDQWDVGDRFDDICLVVSELVTNALRHATPAEQDRGDERNPSVRLHLMRWTERLVCAVRDPSHETPVPRDSDDFSAESGRGLFLVDSFADGWGWHPLAGTLHGKVVWAMFRLLPAR; encoded by the coding sequence ATGCTCAAGCCGTTACGGCAGGGCCTTCCGCCTCTGGACCCCACGGCCGTGTCCGATGCCGCCTCCTGCGCCCTGCCCGCCCGTTACGAGGCGGTGCGCGAGGCCCGGCGCTTCACCCGGGGCACTCTCGACCAGTGGGACGTCGGCGACCGCTTCGACGACATATGCCTCGTCGTCTCCGAACTCGTCACCAACGCGCTGCGCCACGCGACGCCGGCCGAACAGGACCGCGGGGACGAGCGCAACCCGTCCGTGCGGCTGCATCTGATGCGCTGGACCGAGCGGCTGGTGTGCGCGGTGCGCGACCCGAGCCACGAGACCCCGGTTCCGCGCGACTCGGACGACTTCTCGGCCGAGTCGGGACGGGGACTGTTCCTGGTCGACTCCTTCGCCGACGGCTGGGGCTGGCACCCGCTCGCGGGCACGCTCCACGGCAAGGTCGTCTGGGCGATGTTCCGGCTCCTGCCGGCCCGGTGA
- a CDS encoding helix-turn-helix transcriptional regulator — protein sequence MPAAGVREAAAEDRVFAALANATRREVLRLLRERGPQPVQALADHFDMRRPSLSEHLKVLREAGLVSEQRSGRQRIYRLEAAPLAEVQDWLHPYERFWRERLKGLGDLLDRMPDDDQP from the coding sequence ATGCCCGCAGCCGGGGTCCGAGAGGCCGCCGCGGAGGACCGCGTCTTCGCCGCGCTCGCGAACGCCACCCGCCGCGAGGTCCTGCGCCTGCTGCGCGAACGCGGACCGCAGCCCGTGCAGGCGCTGGCCGACCACTTCGACATGCGCCGCCCCAGCCTCTCGGAACACCTCAAAGTGCTCCGGGAGGCCGGCCTCGTCTCCGAACAGCGTTCCGGCAGGCAGCGCATCTACCGCCTGGAGGCGGCGCCGCTCGCCGAGGTGCAGGACTGGCTCCATCCGTACGAGCGGTTCTGGCGGGAGCGGCTGAAGGGCCTCGGCGATCTGCTGGACCGCATGCCCGACGATGACCAGCCATGA
- a CDS encoding DUF397 domain-containing protein gives MDRDVDGVYGGYDVHNGMAATQLDGVAWQKSRHSNSQGSCVEFARLPGGEVAVRNSRFPDGPALVYTRAEIEAMLLGVKDGEFDHLIVS, from the coding sequence GTGGACCGCGACGTTGACGGCGTTTACGGGGGGTACGACGTGCACAACGGCATGGCTGCCACGCAGCTGGACGGAGTGGCCTGGCAGAAGAGCAGGCACAGCAACTCGCAAGGATCCTGTGTGGAGTTCGCGCGGCTGCCGGGTGGTGAGGTCGCCGTACGCAACTCGCGTTTCCCGGACGGACCGGCGCTCGTCTACACGCGTGCGGAGATCGAGGCCATGCTCCTCGGCGTCAAGGACGGCGAGTTCGATCATCTGATCGTGAGCTGA